The sequence below is a genomic window from Salvelinus namaycush isolate Seneca chromosome 2, SaNama_1.0, whole genome shotgun sequence.
TGCATAACAACATCAACGTCACGACCTGCTATGACCCGGTCAATAGGTCCCAACACTTTGGCTTCTGCTTGCAGTTTGAGGCTTCATTGGGTACAGTTCCATTTGCCCGCCCCCACTTTAGCACACCACAGACTCCTATATCCTTGGAATTGCAGTTTTAAGCACAGCAGATGGCGCAACCACCAAAGGGTTGTGGTGGTCTGAGGTTAAGGATGCAGTGCTACTAAGGAGCGCTAAAGCAACATCTAGTGGCCTGCTATGACCCTACGACCCTAAAACAAGGAAACATCCATTGTCGCAAGCCGCAAAGCATCAGCATGGGGTGGTGGACATTTGATGCTGGAGACCATCTCTTGTCCACTCCAATTCCCTCTACACCAGCACTATGTACATCCACACTATTGTGCTCCAGCTACTGTATTGCCAAAAAAGCTGCTTTCTATAGTGCTGCATGTGAGCAATAACACTAATCCCCTACCTTGAAGAGTGCTCCTTGACAACATGCTTAGTAGTGTGAGAGCTGTGATGGCTGACGTGGCTCACATGCTTCTTCTGATTAAAATGCATGACCTTGGTAGCCATGGCTGGAACACTTCAATAGAAACCTGGTCACAATACCAggtaggagggggaggagggaaacGGATttgtttacttttacttcacatGCAACTGGTATTGTTTGCTATGTTAATGAGGTTTTCAACATTAACATCAATGTTTTAGCATTATCAGACACAATAATGACTTCCCATTGAGCGCTTTCACGCTGCTATTGTCAACTATAGTTGTCAACTGTCTACAGTTGATGAGAATCTGCAAAGCCTTGGTCCTATCCATGTAGAAGGCAATTCAGGACATGAATATTCCCTTTTATTATCATCTTTTCACATAATTAATGACAACATAGCCTAACTGCAGTGGGCGTACTTATAGGCACACATGCTTTCTTTGAAGGCCTCACAAAATGGCTGTCAAAGGACTGATATGCAATGGTTATTATTTCTCCAATAAACTCCAAATACTTTGCTAGAGAATATATCTTTCACATTTTCTGCCTTGCATACTAGTTCTATAATATGTATCCCACAAATGACATGTTCAGGCATAACTTTATGGTTTAAGAGCGGCCATGAATGTTGCCTCCACATACCACCATATCAGCAGGGGTCAGCCCCTCAAATGTTTCACCTTACAGGGAGCACAGCTCATCTATGAATAGCTGAAAGAAGTCTGAAGGCTAATGCACTGGAGAAATATAGTCAAAAGCTACAGAAGAAAATTAGTACTCTGCACCTTTGGCTGAATGTATGACAATACTAATTGGAAAATAAATTGGCCTAACATAAGCATCCTGATCAATCAATAAATTCATTATTCAACTGCCCCTAAATAAATTCAATACTCAACTTTTTATGTACCCTCCCTATACAGTACTCTATCCAGATTTCCAGGATGTGTCTTAGGTATGCACAATCATTAGTTAGGTAGCCTACATCATCTACTATGAACCAAAATTACGCACCCAAGAAAATAGGTTCAGCGACCTCTTCATTCAAAGGCATGCAATTAGTGCACAGTGAAAGTATAACAGCCTACAGATAAATTCCAACACAACCCTTTATCCCTCACTGGAGACAAATGATCAATCCCCAAAACAACTCCAGACATGTACATCTGTCACTCTTTCACTTAGCTTAAATGTATGACCCCATATATGACCATTATCAACGTCAATGTACTGGAAATATAAGGTACCCCTGAAATAAAAATGTCGGATTTATATCGACCCGCTCAATGTAATTATGAAAAAATAACATAAAGAAACGCGACTCACCCCTTGAGATTAAAACAGCGCAAAGCGGTAGCAGACGAGCCTGATGCCGCTTGGGAAGCACTTGCTGATGGTAACAAAAATATTACACTCTCACTCAAGGAATGGCTTTCCACGACCACCCCATGTATGGATGCACTTATGACTATATATAGCGTTTACCAACATTTTCTGACCCATTCAACACTTTCAGTCAAAGTTGACGTGGGCAGGTGGCTGTTGAAATTGTCAAATATTTAACACAAATATTTGCTTCAGTTTCGTCGATATTATTGTAGGATTTTTCAACAGGTTATTTGTTGGATAGACTGTTTTTCCTAGCAAAAGATTAGTGATTTTTTATTTTGTCAATAATGTAATAGGCATATAAAAATGTGTTTTAGCCTATTTTTTGTTTTCGAGAAGACTACCGAATTTAAAAGTGGAATGGAGAGGTCTCTTGAAGGTGATTTTCTCACTCCCACTAAGATTTGCTCACTCCCACTTCAATTAGTTTGACCAATTTCCTAATAATGATTTTCTCTCTACAAACTGACACCCTTAACTGTCATTATCTGCAACAGTAGTTGAATTTGACGTGATTTATTTCCTGTGTGATATTAACACTGTTACGCTTATGAGACCTTTTTAGGGTTCTCAAGATTGCCTCCCACCCAGGACCAAACACTTGCCAGCAGCTATTTTTAACCAGAGATTAAGTTCAGAAACAGTGATACCCTCACCGTTTACAGTAAGTGGACTACTATAGCCCTACAACTATTTTGATCGACATCTTTCTATTTTGAAAATGCTAAAATAAAATAGCTGGAATTACACCTGATATGATTTAGCAGATAAACTTTCAAGCGCCCATGTGCAAAATCTACAGTCATTTTAAATATGGTGCGATTTTCAGAAGTGTTTTTTTAACCCAGGAGTTGCCAACTTTTTGATGGGTTTTAGAGTTAAAGTTATAGTGCAAGTGCAGTGAATTATGGGACAAACCtactcctggactaaaaagcattgtCAAGGCAGATCTCATTTGAAAGTACTTTATTAGTAAATGAATATACTTAATCTGGGTCTGCAGCACATTGAACAATTACCCAGATCATGATGTAAATCAACCTCCATACAATAAACTGTAGATCAGAATGTTCcttaaaaagctacattttataATATACAATGTCATTATTTGACACCTGAGCTGAGACCTGCATAGGAGACTTTGAATTTATCTGAACAATGTTGGCTGTCATGATTtgaagctagaatccttaattgtaACAATAACAAAGCGGTTGCCTCGCCTATGTTTTGGCAAAAGCTGAGGgttgggcctggagaaatgttaccactcaaattcatagagctatggatgcaaggactgaccatccatgatatcaaaataatAGTTATAACCATCTTTTGAGGctgtacagtgtttgtttacatttatgtTGTTTATAAACATTGGCATAAAACAAGATAATATTTGGGGTTCTGGTGGGGTACAACAGTTAATCAAAGCTCATCaggcatatacactgagtataccaaacattagaaacacctagTACTgagttgactccaatacttcccacagttgtgtcaagttggctggatgtcctttcggtggtggaccattcttgatatacatgggaagctgttgagcgtgaaaaaacgatcagtgttgcagttcttgacacaaaacgGTGCGCCTAGCAACTattaccatacccagttcaaatgcacttacatttttttgtcttgccctttcactctctgaatggcacacatacacaatccatatctcaattgtctcaaggcttaaaaatccttctttaacctgtctcctcccctttatctacactaatcgaagtggatttaacaagtgacatcaataagggatcatagctttcaccttgattcacctgTTCAGgcgatgtcatggaaagagcaggtgttcttaatgtttagtaTAATCAGTGTATAAGTTGTATTCTtgaagaatcaatgggtatatatcattaatttagaagtccaaaaatgtatgtagcaactaaggattctagctttaacttACACTGCTAGAAATATTTGTATTAACATAATAACAATGATAACACAATTACTATTGCTTGTGGTAGCTATGAGCATCTGAGCACCTCGCCCCCTGATCTCAACAGCATCCCTATTGGCTGAGATTTGACCCGAGCAACAGTGCCTTAGCCCTTAGCAGGGAGCAAAATCAAAATGGCTGAAGATCACAAAGTCTTGGTAGTAAGAAACATTGGCTTGAGGGATATAAAAAGGAATGAAGGCGGAACACATCTCAGACTCATTTATACTGTTTCATTTTAAATGGTTAGCCTAAGTTGACTGAAATCCATCTGCAAGATTCAGTGCATTAAGGTATATATTAGTTGATCATTGATATTCTGGGACCAGATCTGTGTAGTAGGTGATTAGTAAAGTAGTTTTACTGTACTTAATAGAGAACCTGTAAAGTACTTTGAGACAGAAAGCCTTCCTAAACTGCATCTTCTTATTTCTCAGAGGAAATGAGAGAGTTATTGGGCCAATACATCTCAGACACCCTCAGCTATGTCTACACAGTGAAGGAATTCTGTGACAGGCATCCAAGGTGGATCCTGCAGAGAAAGGAGGAACAATCCAAGATGAAGAACATCAAGGAAATGTCAGACAGAATCCATCTTAAATTCAGCCGAGTCTTGAATGCAGAAGACAAGACCAAGGCATTAGGAGAGTTCACAAAAGACTATCTGACCCAGGTGACTGCAAACCGTAGGCTTAAGGAGCTGGAGAAGGAGCTGGAAGCTGTACTGAAGGACACTCTCAATGGGCTGGAGGAGCTGGACTGCTTCATGGATGCTGTGGAGAGGCTGGTGGTCACCTCTCTGTTTGTATTTGCTGATGAAAACCGGTTGTGTCCTCTGCCTCAGGGGAGGGAACAAGCAAGTGTCCGAGCTGTCATCACCTCCGCTAGAATGGCCTGTCCTCTCCTCATCCACTTTAAGAGGGACGCATCGGCCTTCTTTTCCCCATGCCTCCTCAATGTGGAGGTGCTGCACGTATACTTGGAAAATTACATGAACATCTCTGAGCAGCTGTGTGAGAGAATGGGATTGGGAAAAACGTAAGTCATTTATCAGTTGAAATTATTTAACAcaatattcaaatcaaatgatctatcctttttttctctctgtatgGTTTCAGACATACCAGTAAGATACTTTATATTATTATGTAACATTATAGCAACTTTTGCTGCAGCTGAAAAGTTCTTTATATTGTTTTTTATTATCCTTATTAGAAAAACATTTTGCAGAGAGAAGAATGACAACTTGATGAGTGACACCAGCCCTGAAGTGAATGAAAAGTCCATGCAGAACATGTTTAACCATTTGCGGCATTTGAGTGATATCAGGTAAACCTTTCCAGTTCTGTTTTATGTTACATTTGCAAATACTAGCTTACTATAACACTGAGGGCACACATTTCTGATCATTCATCGATTCCAGCTACATGTTTCAATGTCTCTCATGAAAAAGTGGAATATGTTCCCCCTGCTAGGATGGACCAGCACCTCAGACTGACGTTCCTGTTCCAGGAGTCTGCCCTGCGCTTCATTGGTCTGTTCAGTCAGTGCCACTCCAGAATGCTGGACTTTATAAAAGAGCTGGAAAGGAGAGCTGGCAAACTAGATAAGATGAAGAAAGGGGGTTATATCTCCAGTGTGGTAGGCAGTGCAGTGGGGGCAACAGGAGGGGCTCTGACCATCGCAGGCCTTTGTCTTGCCCCTGTTACTGCTGGGCTGTCACTGGGGCTCACCATTGCAGGGATTGGAATGGGTGTGACCAGTGGGGTCAACAGTCTAACCACCGGTGTTACAAAGGTGGTGTTTAAAAGCTACCAAAACAATAAAGCCAATACAATCTTTCAATGTTTCATGGAGGACATGCAAAGACTCCATGGTAGTCTGGAGAAGGTGGCCAGCAACATTTGCCCTTTGGAGCCGAAGGTGGTGGCATTAGTGGTTGGGAAGAATATAGGCAAAGGTGGTGCGAGTTTAGGAAAGAAGATCAATGGCATAGTAAAAAATACCTCTGCAATAGAGGCCTTAATGGGAAAAGGCGTGGTTATAGGTGCAGGCAAGGTGGGACTCCAAGAGGGCAAAACATTTGCTGCAGATTTACCTGACATTGGGATGTTGGCCCAAGGCACTCCACTCGCCCTCTCTAGGACATTAAGGCGATGCGCCGTGGCCTCAAATGCCCTATTCATTGGCCTGGACATCATCACTATCTGTAAAGACAGTGTCAGCCTCGCCAAAGGCAGCAAGAGCAAGAGATCCCAGCTCATCCGAGCCAGAGCAGCACTGTGGCGCACAGAGATCGACTCATGTCAGAGGATCCATGACTCACTGTGCCGAGGCATCTGGAGGTTCAGAAAGAGTCAGCGAATCCTGGAGAAACCCTTTTACCTTGTGAAGGAGTTTGAAAGTCTAGAGCCGCTTGTGCAGATGGGACTAATGGAGCAGCCTGAAGATGATATAGAAACTCTGGTGAAGCCTATGGAGGAGACGAGACTCCTGGG
It includes:
- the LOC120022901 gene encoding LOW QUALITY PROTEIN: uncharacterized protein LOC120022901 (The sequence of the model RefSeq protein was modified relative to this genomic sequence to represent the inferred CDS: substituted 1 base at 1 genomic stop codon) gives rise to the protein MNVASTYHHISREEMRELLGQYISDTLSYVYTVKEFCDRHPRWILQRKEEQSKMKNIKEMSDRIHLKFSRVLNAEDKTKALGEFTKDYLTQVTANRRLKELEKELEAVLKDTLNGLEELDCFMDAVERLVVTSLFVFADENRLCPLPQGREQASVRAVITSARMACPLLIHFKRDASAFFSPCLLNVEVLHVYLENYMNISEQLCERMGLGKTXVIYQKTFCREKNDNLMSDTSPEVNEKSMQNMFNHLRHLSDIRMDQHLRLTFLFQESALRFIGLFSQCHSRMLDFIKELERRAGKLDKMKKGGYISSVVGSAVGATGGALTIAGLCLAPVTAGLSLGLTIAGIGMGVTSGVNSLTTGVTKVVFKSYQNNKANTIFQCFMEDMQRLHGSLEKVASNICPLEPKVVALVVGKNIGKGGASLGKKINGIVKNTSAIEALMGKGVVIGAGKVGLQEGKTFAADLPDIGMLAQGTPLALSRTLRRCAVASNALFIGLDIITICKDSVSLAKGSKSKRSQLIRARAALWRTEIDSCQRIHDSLCRGIWRFRKSQRILEKPFYLVKEFESLEPLVQMGLMEQPEDDIETLVKPMEETRLLGQPMEETRLLGQPMEEIEKEKSDKIIIRKTFCREKNDNLMIDTDVNERSMQNMFNHLCHLSDIRMDQHLRLTFLFQESALRFIGLFSQRHSRMLDFLIELEKRAVKLEEIKFGSDISSVAGSAVGATGGTLTIAGLCLAPVTAGLSLGLTIAGLGIGVTSGVNSLTTGVTEIMFNRYHSKKANTVFQHFIEDMQILWGSMEKVASRILPVVRHNRQALMVAVIMGKGGASLGKNINAIVKNTSAIETLKGKGVVMGAGKVGLQEGKKLAADLPDIGMLAQGTPLALSKTLRRCNVASNALFIGLDIINICKDSVSLAKGSKRSQLIRARAALWRTGVTRTEINSCHRIHDSLCRGIWRFRRSQRILEKAFYLVGEIETLEPPLEKMGLLEPPDALQSPTIIQLMPQHEDGDEEERNDIIM